The following are from one region of the Sphingomonas sp. J315 genome:
- a CDS encoding CHAT domain-containing protein — protein sequence MPLSRRRFVEGAAALAATAPLPAIAQTPAAPDPRLLLAIRDHLGYSVGFRRKFGTGIYAAPGRTVPQSQLLMTLQSIRHRLAQFTGGPATCALIHWRAPDGRLHGWLLDGSGVIASGNGAEPYQSMDFLLDALRVDARTATRAPVKRGAPRPPPPSATAPTDPRAEFARARDRLLPGNIASTLAEGRGRLLILPARDTGSAPYAAMPLGDAMLADRWSTVILPDIETLADSRRVFDTRLNPRNALVVGNPDLSSDPAYEWSELPGAAEEAQAFARIFGVPPTRVLTGKAATRERVLAGIDNYGEASIVYLATHGLANSVNPMDGSFLALADGHLYGRDLRTKRFEAWAAWHPLVILSACQTALGKTFDGGTYGVARGWVSAGAGQVVASLWNVSDTATQLLMLHFAEHAFLKRKPPEEALRLAQLDARGAFGDDPAAWASFTLFGAPSASG from the coding sequence ATGCCGCTCTCCCGTCGCCGCTTCGTCGAAGGTGCCGCCGCACTCGCCGCCACAGCGCCGCTGCCGGCCATCGCGCAGACCCCAGCAGCGCCCGACCCCCGCTTGCTCCTCGCGATCCGCGACCATCTCGGCTATTCGGTCGGCTTCCGCCGCAAGTTCGGCACGGGGATCTATGCCGCGCCCGGACGTACGGTTCCGCAAAGCCAGCTATTGATGACCCTGCAGTCGATCCGGCACCGGCTCGCCCAATTCACCGGTGGTCCGGCAACATGCGCGCTGATTCACTGGCGCGCACCCGATGGGCGGCTGCATGGCTGGCTGCTCGATGGATCTGGCGTGATTGCCAGCGGCAACGGCGCGGAGCCCTACCAAAGCATGGACTTTCTGCTCGACGCGCTGCGGGTCGATGCGCGGACGGCCACCCGCGCGCCGGTGAAGCGCGGCGCACCGCGACCGCCCCCGCCGTCCGCCACCGCACCGACCGATCCGCGCGCCGAATTTGCCCGCGCCCGTGACCGCCTCCTGCCCGGAAACATTGCCTCGACGCTTGCCGAGGGGCGCGGGCGTCTGCTCATCCTGCCCGCCCGCGACACCGGGTCGGCGCCCTATGCCGCGATGCCGCTTGGCGATGCGATGCTTGCCGATCGCTGGTCAACGGTCATCCTGCCCGACATCGAGACGCTCGCGGATTCGCGCCGCGTGTTCGACACGCGTCTGAACCCGCGCAACGCGCTCGTCGTCGGCAATCCGGATCTGTCGAGCGATCCTGCCTATGAATGGAGCGAGCTGCCCGGCGCCGCGGAAGAGGCTCAGGCATTTGCGCGGATATTCGGCGTGCCACCCACCCGCGTCCTCACCGGCAAGGCAGCAACCCGCGAACGGGTGCTGGCCGGAATCGACAATTATGGCGAGGCGAGCATCGTTTATCTTGCTACCCATGGCCTCGCCAATTCGGTCAACCCGATGGACGGCAGCTTCCTCGCACTGGCGGACGGGCATCTCTACGGGCGCGATCTGCGCACCAAGCGGTTTGAGGCATGGGCCGCGTGGCATCCGCTGGTGATCCTCAGCGCCTGCCAGACCGCGCTCGGCAAGACATTCGACGGCGGCACCTATGGCGTCGCACGGGGATGGGTATCGGCGGGCGCGGGACAGGTCGTGGCGAGCCTGTGGAACGTGAGCGACACCGCGACCCAGCTGCTGATGCTTCACTTTGCCGAACACGCATTCCTCAAGCGCAAGCCGCCGGAGGAGGCGCTCCGCCTCGCCCAGCTCGATGCGCGCGGAGCATTCGGCGACGATCCGGCCGCCTGGGCAAGCTTCACCCTGTTCGGGGCACCTTCGGCATCCGGTTGA
- the aroQ gene encoding type II 3-dehydroquinate dehydratase, giving the protein MPDTIFVLNGPNLNLLGTREPEIYGSDTLDDIAGMLEDRARALDLTVDLRQSNHEGHLVDWMHEAQARGAKAVLLNAGAFTHTSIALYDCIKSIRTPVIEVHLSNPHGREDFRHLSYVGRAAKGTIAGFGALSYLLALEAAARL; this is encoded by the coding sequence ATGCCCGATACGATTTTCGTCCTCAACGGCCCGAACTTGAACCTCCTCGGCACGCGCGAGCCGGAAATCTACGGCTCGGACACGCTCGACGACATTGCGGGAATGCTGGAGGACCGCGCCCGCGCACTCGACCTGACCGTCGATCTGCGCCAGTCGAATCACGAAGGGCACCTGGTCGACTGGATGCACGAGGCGCAGGCGCGGGGCGCAAAGGCGGTGCTGCTCAATGCCGGCGCCTTCACCCACACCAGCATCGCACTGTACGACTGCATCAAGAGCATCCGTACCCCGGTGATCGAGGTGCACCTCTCCAACCCGCACGGCCGCGAGGACTTCCGGCATTTGAGCTATGTCGGCCGTGCGGCTAAGGGAACCATCGCAGGGTTCGGCGCGCTTTCGTACCTGCTTGCGCTTGAAGCCGCCGCCCGACTCTGA
- the accC gene encoding acetyl-CoA carboxylase biotin carboxylase subunit: protein MPEIKKLLIANRGEIALRIHRACHEMGIKTVAVHSTADADAMHVRLADEAICIGPPAAAESYLNIPNIISAAEISGADAIHPGYGFLSENAKFAEIVELHNLIFVGPKPEHIRTMGDKIEAKRTAGALGLPLVPGSDGAISDLNEAKAIAAKAGYPVIIKAASGGGGRGMKVCTSEDELETLMQQAGSEAKAAFGDATVYLEKYLGNPRHIEIQVFGDGNGNAIHLGERDCSLQRRHQKVLEEAPSPVLSTEERNRIGEICAKAMADMGYRGAGTIEFLWENGEFYFIEMNTRLQVEHPVTEAITGLDLVREQIRVAEGHGLTLRQEDVQFRGHAIECRINAEDPRTFAPSPGKVTQYHAPGGMNVRVDSGLYSGYKIPPYYDSMIAKLIVYGTTRQGALRRLRRALEEFVIEGQGMKTTIPLHQALLDVPEFQQGDYTIKWLEEWLAKQDAA from the coding sequence GTGCCGGAGATCAAGAAGCTCCTGATCGCCAATCGCGGCGAGATCGCGTTGCGCATCCATCGCGCGTGCCATGAAATGGGGATCAAGACGGTGGCGGTCCACTCGACCGCCGATGCCGATGCGATGCATGTCCGGCTGGCGGACGAGGCGATCTGCATCGGCCCGCCGGCTGCGGCGGAAAGCTATCTCAACATCCCCAACATTATCTCGGCGGCCGAGATCAGCGGCGCCGACGCGATCCATCCGGGCTATGGCTTCCTCAGCGAAAACGCCAAGTTCGCCGAGATCGTCGAGCTGCATAACCTGATCTTCGTCGGGCCGAAGCCCGAGCATATCCGCACCATGGGCGACAAGATCGAGGCGAAGCGTACCGCTGGTGCGCTCGGCTTGCCGCTCGTCCCCGGATCGGACGGCGCGATCAGCGATCTGAACGAGGCCAAGGCGATCGCCGCCAAGGCCGGCTACCCCGTCATCATCAAGGCCGCATCGGGCGGCGGTGGTCGCGGCATGAAGGTCTGCACGTCCGAGGACGAGCTCGAGACGTTGATGCAGCAGGCAGGCAGCGAGGCGAAGGCCGCGTTCGGCGACGCCACCGTCTATCTCGAGAAATATCTGGGCAACCCGCGCCACATCGAAATCCAGGTGTTCGGCGATGGCAACGGCAACGCCATCCATCTGGGCGAGCGCGACTGTTCGCTCCAGCGCCGCCACCAGAAGGTGCTCGAGGAAGCCCCCTCCCCGGTCCTGTCGACCGAGGAGCGCAACCGCATCGGCGAGATCTGTGCCAAGGCAATGGCGGACATGGGCTATCGCGGCGCGGGGACGATCGAGTTCCTGTGGGAAAATGGCGAATTCTACTTCATCGAGATGAATACCCGGCTGCAGGTCGAACATCCGGTGACAGAGGCGATCACCGGCCTCGATCTCGTCCGCGAACAGATCCGCGTCGCCGAAGGCCACGGCCTGACGCTGCGGCAGGAAGACGTGCAGTTCCGCGGCCACGCGATCGAGTGCCGCATCAATGCCGAGGATCCGCGCACCTTCGCGCCCTCGCCGGGCAAGGTGACGCAATATCACGCGCCGGGCGGGATGAATGTCCGCGTCGATAGCGGCCTCTATTCGGGCTACAAGATCCCCCCCTATTACGACAGCATGATCGCCAAGCTGATCGTGTACGGCACGACCCGCCAGGGCGCCCTGCGCCGTCTGCGCCGCGCGCTGGAAGAGTTCGTGATCGAGGGTCAGGGCATGAAGACCACGATCCCGCTGCATCAGGCGCTGCTCGACGTGCCGGAGTTCCAGCAGGGCGACTATACGATCAAGTGGCTGGAAGAGTGGCTGGCGAAGCAGGACGCGGCGTGA
- the arsC gene encoding arsenate reductase (glutaredoxin) (This arsenate reductase requires both glutathione and glutaredoxin to convert arsenate to arsenite, after which the efflux transporter formed by ArsA and ArsB can extrude the arsenite from the cell, providing resistance.), giving the protein MNATILHNPRCSKSREALAVLQDAGAIATVIEYLKTPTSRDELARLYAKGGMSPRDGLRKAEAGAKLLKDASDDAILDAMATDPILIERPLVETDKGVRLGRPPEAIREIL; this is encoded by the coding sequence GTGAACGCCACGATCCTGCACAACCCGCGTTGCTCCAAGTCGCGTGAGGCGCTGGCGGTCCTTCAGGACGCCGGCGCCATCGCGACCGTGATCGAATATCTCAAGACCCCAACGTCGCGCGACGAGCTGGCGCGGCTCTATGCGAAGGGCGGGATGTCGCCGCGCGACGGGCTGCGCAAGGCGGAGGCGGGCGCGAAGCTGCTCAAGGATGCGTCGGACGATGCGATCCTCGACGCGATGGCCACCGACCCGATCCTGATCGAACGCCCGCTGGTCGAAACCGACAAGGGCGTTCGGCTGGGGCGCCCGCCCGAAGCGATTCGCGAAATTCTCTAG
- a CDS encoding PAS domain-containing protein, with translation MDAPAQRLMPIHASWQCDLSDDSLTWSDGVYDLFGLERGAPVRREDIVAMYSAESREELRRLREGAIAECGSFTFEAKIRRPDGQLRWMRVTADVVVEDGVARYLYGTKIDVTDEIIGAAVAA, from the coding sequence ATGGACGCGCCCGCGCAACGACTGATGCCGATCCACGCCAGCTGGCAATGCGACCTGAGCGACGATTCGCTGACATGGAGCGACGGGGTCTATGACCTGTTCGGCCTCGAACGCGGCGCGCCCGTGCGGCGCGAGGACATTGTCGCGATGTACTCCGCCGAATCGCGTGAGGAGCTGCGGCGGCTGCGCGAAGGGGCGATTGCCGAGTGCGGCAGCTTCACGTTCGAGGCGAAGATCCGTCGCCCAGATGGCCAGTTGCGCTGGATGCGGGTGACCGCCGATGTCGTGGTCGAGGACGGGGTGGCACGCTACCTTTATGGCACCAAGATCGACGTGACCGACGAGATCATCGGAGCGGCGGTCGCGGCCTAG
- a CDS encoding phospholipase D-like domain-containing protein: MSAGPDDSLLLEPGRNCWRAAQATRLSVIVDAEDYFRVARTAMLQAKKQLLLIGWDFDARILLTHDDPPEHPEAPREVGAFISWITRRNPDLEVHILRWDVGALTSLFRGKTLQTLVAWKLAKRIHLKLDSTHPPGASHHQKIVVIDDCLAFCGGIDMTLGRWDTRGHADGDPGRTDPGGDRYMPWHDATTAIQGPAATMLGDLCRERWHRAGGHRLKRPDVEQECWPDRLTPDFTDIRAAIARTQPELNGEAPVQEIEKLYLDLIGSARRFVYAESQYFASRAIAEAIAKRLAEPDGPEFVIVNPRRADGWLEQTAMDTARARLFQALKQRDPHDRLRLYHPYTRAGDPIYVHAKVLVVDDRFLRVGSSNFNNRSLGLDTECDVALASRTPEEAGRIAAIRDGLLAEHLGTDSLSVAKAIEDGGSLIAAVEALRGTGRSMRPYQVPDLATVEEWLAENQILDSGDESPFEAMTKGGLLRRLGRRR, encoded by the coding sequence ATGTCCGCCGGCCCCGACGACTCGCTGCTCCTTGAGCCCGGCCGCAATTGCTGGCGCGCGGCACAGGCGACGCGCCTGTCGGTCATCGTCGATGCGGAGGATTATTTCCGCGTGGCGCGCACCGCGATGCTGCAGGCGAAGAAGCAGCTCCTGCTGATCGGATGGGACTTCGACGCGCGCATCCTGCTGACCCATGACGATCCCCCCGAGCATCCCGAGGCCCCGCGCGAGGTGGGAGCGTTCATCAGCTGGATCACCCGCCGCAACCCGGATCTGGAGGTGCATATCCTGCGCTGGGATGTCGGCGCGCTCACCTCGTTGTTCCGCGGCAAGACGCTCCAGACCCTCGTCGCGTGGAAGCTGGCCAAGCGCATCCATCTGAAGCTCGATTCGACCCACCCGCCCGGCGCCTCGCATCATCAGAAGATCGTGGTGATCGACGACTGCCTCGCCTTTTGCGGCGGGATCGACATGACGCTGGGCCGCTGGGACACGCGGGGTCATGCCGATGGCGATCCGGGACGGACGGACCCCGGCGGCGACCGCTACATGCCGTGGCACGACGCGACGACCGCGATTCAGGGGCCTGCCGCCACGATGCTGGGGGATCTGTGTCGGGAACGCTGGCACCGTGCGGGCGGGCATCGCCTGAAGCGCCCCGATGTCGAGCAGGAATGCTGGCCCGACCGGCTCACGCCCGATTTCACCGATATCCGTGCCGCCATCGCGCGGACCCAGCCCGAGCTGAACGGCGAAGCACCGGTACAGGAGATCGAAAAGCTCTACCTCGACCTCATCGGCAGCGCGCGCCGCTTCGTCTATGCCGAGAGCCAGTATTTCGCCTCCCGTGCGATTGCCGAGGCGATCGCCAAGCGGCTGGCCGAACCGGACGGACCGGAATTCGTCATCGTTAACCCGCGCCGCGCCGATGGCTGGCTCGAACAGACCGCGATGGACACCGCCCGCGCCCGCCTGTTCCAGGCATTGAAGCAGCGGGACCCGCATGACCGGCTGCGCCTCTACCACCCCTACACGCGTGCCGGGGACCCGATCTATGTCCATGCCAAGGTGCTGGTGGTCGACGACCGCTTCCTGCGGGTGGGATCGTCCAACTTCAACAACCGCTCGCTCGGCCTCGACACCGAATGCGACGTGGCGCTGGCGTCACGCACTCCGGAGGAGGCAGGTCGCATCGCGGCGATCCGCGACGGCCTGCTGGCCGAACATCTCGGCACCGATTCGCTCAGCGTGGCGAAGGCGATCGAGGACGGTGGGTCATTGATCGCAGCGGTCGAGGCGTTGCGCGGCACCGGGCGCTCGATGCGCCCCTACCAGGTCCCCGATCTTGCCACCGTCGAGGAATGGCTGGCGGAGAACCAGATCCTCGATTCGGGTGATGAGTCACCGTTCGAGGCGATGACGAAGGGCGGCTTGCTCCGGAGGCTAGGCCGCCGACGATGA
- a CDS encoding energy transducer TonB, which produces MVAILSHRRERAGGAAAAAALTLGLGALLVAGLAVRAQVVVEEDGMALFRVAPDAPPPPEAIRAPQRDTRPEGEAAPPNLTSRATPVVVPEPMVPLPLPPPLLPVAEKAADSSQATSGAADVPGPGSGAGGQGDGFGAGGSGDGRGAGDPDATPPRWIRGDIRDSDYPEDLADAGIGGRVTVLYLVETNGRVSDCDVVGSSGVPRLDALTCRLIRERFRFRPSRSGAGKPVPALIRESHEWVFERVNP; this is translated from the coding sequence ATGGTTGCGATCCTGTCCCATCGGCGCGAGCGCGCGGGCGGTGCGGCGGCAGCGGCGGCGCTGACGCTGGGCCTCGGTGCGTTGCTGGTTGCCGGGCTGGCGGTGCGGGCGCAGGTCGTGGTTGAGGAAGACGGCATGGCGCTGTTCCGCGTCGCCCCCGATGCGCCGCCGCCGCCCGAAGCGATCCGCGCGCCACAGCGCGACACCCGGCCCGAGGGGGAGGCGGCTCCGCCCAATCTCACCTCACGAGCGACGCCGGTGGTGGTGCCGGAGCCGATGGTGCCATTGCCGCTGCCGCCGCCGCTTTTGCCTGTGGCCGAGAAAGCAGCGGATAGCAGTCAAGCGACCAGCGGGGCTGCGGACGTTCCGGGCCCGGGGAGCGGTGCGGGCGGTCAGGGAGATGGCTTCGGCGCAGGCGGCAGCGGTGACGGGCGCGGCGCCGGCGACCCCGATGCGACCCCGCCGCGCTGGATTCGCGGCGACATTCGCGATTCGGATTATCCCGAGGACCTTGCCGATGCGGGGATCGGCGGGCGGGTGACCGTGCTGTATCTGGTCGAAACCAATGGCCGGGTCAGCGACTGCGATGTGGTGGGGTCGAGCGGCGTGCCGCGTCTCGACGCGCTCACCTGTCGCCTGATCCGCGAACGCTTCCGCTTTCGCCCATCGCGCAGCGGGGCGGGGAAGCCGGTTCCGGCGCTGATCCGCGAAAGCCATGAATGGGTGTTCGAGCGCGTAAACCCTTGA
- a CDS encoding cupin domain-containing protein translates to MTFADFLAPLPEGDFLDRHWDLRPVHIPATEARRIAPPIGWSDLNALLAQRAPWTPDRFKLMLNGRAVDPAHYLAEAPGKAPAGDPARIEHLLAMGASLVLDHLEDLLPPVRALADLLADRFAALVGANCYVSFQGVQAFASHYDTHEVFAIQCAGEKRWRIYAHRADMPLDPPQGDDAQAWIDAAKGPVLMDVTTRPGDLLYIPRGFFHDAIATDTQSLHLTFGVAPFSGRLLLELIQQTALADPAFRAWLPDARGEDGDALNAHLTDLGARLASLARSPALRDSIRLRQRKLATPAHPVALPARPALDFYARTGLPAQVSRDESGSWLATNGTRAPLGLLADAAEWMLARPAFSAQEVRAQFPHHPVAELDALVARIVRDRLAEPYRPRV, encoded by the coding sequence GTGACCTTTGCCGATTTCCTCGCACCGCTACCCGAAGGCGATTTTCTCGACCGCCATTGGGACCTCCGTCCGGTTCACATTCCGGCGACCGAGGCACGGCGCATTGCGCCGCCGATCGGGTGGAGCGATCTCAACGCCCTGCTTGCCCAGCGCGCGCCGTGGACGCCCGACCGCTTCAAGCTGATGCTCAACGGGCGCGCGGTCGATCCTGCGCACTATCTCGCCGAGGCTCCGGGCAAGGCACCCGCCGGGGATCCGGCGCGGATCGAACATCTGCTGGCGATGGGGGCCAGCCTCGTCCTCGATCATCTTGAGGATCTGCTCCCCCCAGTACGCGCGCTGGCCGATCTGCTCGCCGATCGCTTCGCCGCGCTGGTGGGTGCCAATTGTTACGTCTCGTTTCAGGGCGTTCAGGCGTTCGCCTCGCACTACGACACGCATGAGGTGTTCGCGATCCAGTGTGCCGGGGAAAAGCGCTGGCGCATCTATGCCCATCGCGCCGACATGCCGCTCGATCCGCCACAGGGCGACGACGCACAGGCGTGGATTGACGCCGCGAAGGGGCCGGTGCTGATGGACGTCACCACCCGCCCGGGCGATCTGCTCTATATTCCGCGCGGTTTCTTCCACGACGCGATTGCCACCGATACCCAGTCGCTCCACCTGACCTTTGGCGTCGCGCCGTTTTCGGGGCGGCTGTTGCTTGAACTTATCCAGCAGACCGCGCTCGCCGACCCGGCCTTTCGCGCCTGGCTCCCCGACGCGCGCGGCGAGGACGGCGATGCCCTCAACGCTCATCTGACCGACCTCGGCGCGCGTCTTGCGAGCCTTGCCAGGTCGCCCGCGCTGCGCGACTCGATCCGGCTGCGACAGCGCAAACTGGCGACCCCGGCGCATCCCGTCGCGCTCCCCGCCCGCCCGGCACTCGATTTCTACGCGCGCACCGGTCTTCCCGCACAGGTCAGCAGGGATGAATCGGGAAGCTGGCTCGCCACGAACGGTACGCGCGCGCCGCTCGGTCTGCTGGCCGACGCGGCCGAATGGATGCTCGCCCGGCCCGCCTTTTCCGCGCAGGAAGTGCGCGCCCAGTTCCCGCATCATCCTGTGGCCGAACTGGATGCACTGGTCGCCCGGATCGTGCGCGATCGACTCGCCGAACCCTATCGCCCGCGTGTCTGA